The following are from one region of the Cytobacillus firmus genome:
- a CDS encoding DUF420 domain-containing protein has translation MDYSLPVLPTISTAFIMLSAITVAIGWVQISKKKLEAHKKTMTLAAVFAVIFFIIYASRTVFIGNTAFGGPDDIKIYYTIFLIFHITLATVGAVLGIISLYTGYKNKVAAHRKLGPITSVIWFFTGITGVAVYLLLYVFYHGGETTSVIKAILGT, from the coding sequence ATGGACTACTCATTGCCTGTACTCCCGACCATAAGCACAGCATTTATTATGCTAAGTGCCATAACTGTTGCGATTGGGTGGGTGCAAATCAGCAAAAAGAAGCTTGAGGCTCATAAGAAAACAATGACTTTGGCAGCTGTGTTTGCTGTTATTTTCTTTATCATTTATGCCAGCAGAACTGTTTTTATTGGAAATACTGCATTTGGCGGCCCTGATGATATAAAAATTTATTATACGATTTTCTTAATTTTCCATATTACTCTGGCAACAGTGGGGGCAGTTTTAGGAATCATCTCGTTATATACGGGCTATAAAAATAAAGTGGCAGCACATAGGAAATTGGGACCGATAACCAGTGTGATCTGGTTTTTTACAGGCATAACAGGTGTTGCAGTCTATCTGCTGCTGTATGTTTTCTACCATGGAGGAGAAACCACATCAGTTATAAAAGCAATCCTGGGTACGTAA